The Anaerohalosphaeraceae bacterium DNA segment GCGGACGGCTTTGTCTTTCTGTCCTTCCGCCAGGGCAAGCAGTCCCTGCCATTTTTGGATGGCGGGGTTCTCTGCAGAGCCCAGCAGTTGCGTCATTCGGTCTACAGCCGTTTTCACCCGTTTCATCTGCGGTTTAAAGTCGTCCACGGAACGTCCGGCACGGATTCCCTCCAGGATGGTTTCGATGTGAATCTGAGCAAGGAAGGAATGCAGGGCGTACTGGTTGCTGCGGGCGTAAGACTGGCGGGGACCGGTCTGTTCCTGTGCATCCGGAAGGTTCAGGGCGTTTTCAGCGATTTGGACGGCTTCTTCAATCAAAGCCGGTTTTTTCTGGACGGAACCAAGCCGATGAAGCAGGGTGGCAAGATGGAGAAGATGTCGGATGTTCTGCGGAGCGAGTGCGACGGCCTGCCGCATTGCAGCGGAAGCCCTCATCAGCTCTTCAGAACGGCTTAAATTTCCTGCCCGTTCGTATGTACTGGACAAAGCCGTATAGAGAACATCGCTGGACGGGAGGGTTTGGATGAGATTCTCGACCTGCTGACGAATCTCGCCCAGACGGTTCGGGTCTGTAAGGGTTTCCAGTTCGAAGTTGATTTTCGCGGCCCATGCCGACGGACGGTCGCTGCATTGTTCGACAGCCTGCTGAAGGATTTTTGCGGCTTCCTGACGGGCGGTCTCTCTCGCTTGGAGGTTCCCCTGTGAAGTTTCAATTGAACTGCGAACCAAAATGCTGTCCGCTAAGTATTCATATCCTTTTGTGTCATCAGGATTTAATTCAATATACCGCTGAAAGTCGGAGGCGGCTTGCTGGACCATTTCCAGGCGGTTGCTGACAGCCCCCAGGCGGGCCATTTCCAGGGAAGCTCGTCCGTGAGCCAGGAGGACCTTTGGGTCGAGCGGCTTTTGGGCTTCCTCCAGAATTTTCAAAAGGTCTCGGGCGTAATCCTGCACCTGTTTCCATGCCTGCGGCTGCCCGAGGTCTGCCACTTCATAAAAATAGTCAAACAGTTTGCGTGTAGCCGTTTCGTTTTTCGGATCGAACCGGAGAATTTGATTCCAGCAGCCCAGCGCTTTGCCCCAGTCGGCCTCGTGATGTTCGTTTTGAATCAGCTGAAATTCGGCGTAGCGAAAATAATTGGCAATTTTGTCCCGATTGGTTTTGGCTACAGCACAGGCCCTCCCGAAAAACCGTTCAGCCGTTTTGTAATCATTTTCCTTGAGAGCGTCTTCAGCTTTTTTCAGACAATATTCGGGGTTTCGGCCCCGCAGAACGTACACGCCTGCCCCGGCAACACACAGGGCTCCTGCTCCGACTAAAACCAGCAGGATGATTACCACTTTCTTATTGAGTTTCTTGGCCATACTCGTTCATCCGTTCCTTATTAAGAATCGTTTGGTTTTTGGTTGATTTCTTCCCAGTCCGGCCAATGGTCGGTTTCCAGAACCGGCAGGAGAATTGAGAGCAGTTTCCTGCTGCCTTCGATGACCTGGTTTTTGTCCGGATAAAGAATCTCGGCAAAACCAAATCCGTAAAATTTCCATTCCACTTTGCAGAAATAGGAATATCGGCTGAAAAAGTTGCTTCCAAGCAGCGTACGGGTTTCGGTTCGGCTGGAGGCATACTTTCCGTTGACCTTGAAGAAATATTGAACCCTCAGTTCTTTTTCAATCGGCATTGGGCCCTGAAGACGCTGACTGAAAAGAATTGACTGAACACCAAGCGTGTCCGGAATCAAAGACCGGACGGATTCCGGCATGAACTCTTTCTGAATGGGGATTGCAAGGACCTCGCTGGCCAGTTTCGTATTGCCGCCGCCCACGTAGCATTCATCCGGTACATGCGGCACCATATCCGGATTGCCGGTGTAGTAGGTGATAAACAGGGAGCAAAACCGCAGGGGGCTGTCTTTGGGAACTTCCGGGTCTTCCAGCTCCCATTGGAGATATTCCTCCGTTCCTAAACTGTCCAACACATCCCGGTTGGTAATCCGATTTTTTTTCTGAACCAGATAAGGAGCAATTTTGGTTTCATTGAGTTTTTCGAAGGAGGCCTTCAGCGGGATAGGGGATTTTGAGAAATAAACCCCCATCTGGCGAAGCGTATATTCTTTGGAGGCGGAGGCGACCGCCAAAATACCCGTGCAGATGAGAAAAGAGGGCCTCCAAAAGGAGCGAAGGGGGGATGTCATAACCGCTCCTCCTTTTCAGCAGAGGACTCTGAACTCCGCCTGCGGATAATGACTGATGCGGGGGTTTCGGTTTCTTCCACGAACAGATTTTCCATCAGCCAGGCCAGACCCCAGTAAAAAAAGAAGGCCACAAAAATCATCATCATCCCGAGCAGATCATGATAGATACCCTGGGCATATTGGGGGTCGCCGAAGATGTAAATGAGGCCTGTTACCGTGACCCGAATCATATTACAGAGGATGGCAATCGGGATTGTACTGACCAGGAGGATGATTTTCTGCCAGGCCGGACGTTTATGCAGATAAGCCATCAGAACACTCAGGGCCAGGAAGGCCCAAAGGAGCCGCATCCCGCTGCAAGCTTCCGCCACATCGAGAGCGGGCTCCAGCCGAACCCCTTTGTATTCAATTTCGATCGTGACACCTTGTGAAACAGCTTCCAGATTCGGAATCAGGTCTAAAATTGCGGTGGATACATGCGCTGCCGCCAGTCGAAGCGGTCTGGAGATTCGAGTGTAAATGTCGGCCGGCAGCGGAATGGCGAAATAGAGATAAAAGATCGGCAGCCAGACCTGTTGGAATAATTTCCAGCCGCCCAAAAGAAGAACCGCAGAAGCCAGAGAAGTGAGCATCAAAAGCGGATATCCGTAGCCGAATTTCAGCACGGCAATGTTCAAGGCATACAGCCCTAAGGATGCCGTCAGTCCCAGGATGCCCCAGAAATAACTGGGTCGAATGGGGGCCTGGAGGACATCTTCTTTGCGGCGGTTTAGAAGATAAAGACTGAACAAAGGTATCAGGAATCCATGAGACCAGCTCGGGTCAAGCCACTGGACAACGAGTCGATGGATGTCTTTGTAAAAGAAAGAATAGAAAAGAATTCCGACAATTGCGATTTGAATGTACGTAGCGATAGAAACACGGCGCCATCCGCTCGAAGGCATTGAGGGACTGGAAGCAGAATAGTCTGTAGCGGCTGAGGAAGGTGCCATCAGTGTGTTCCTGTACGGTTACCAAGTCCAGATGTCTTCGAAATCCTCATTCGCGAAGTTTCTGTCATACACAAGTCCGAAACCATACGTAGCACGGAAGGCATTTCTCAAGACAGCCAGATAACGGCTGCTTCCGTGTGTTCCTACGTTAATCAGGTCATAGGGTTTGATGAAGAAATCCGGCTGGAGGCCTTTGGCGATTTTTTTCAGGTCAACCAGCACGATTTCTTCCTGAGCCATTCCGGCGGGATTTTTGCCCAACCGACGAATTACCTCTACTTTCTGCGGATAAGCAATTTGATTCAGCCCGCCCGCTGTGGCAATAGCTTGTTTGAGTGTGATAGGTCTGCCGGTCAGGGGGAACGGCCCTTGTGCATTTACATTCCCCAAAATCCAGAATTCTCCAATGATGTCCAGCGGAACCGTAATTCGGTCTCCGGGACGTATGACAATGTTGTAGCGGGGATCGCCGGCCAAAAGCCGATCGACGGGAACCCGAATAACTCGCGTTGTCGTTTTTGTTTTGCCGATGTCTTTTGCGCCAAAACCTTCCGGCAGGGGTTCTTCAGGAACTTGCCGGGCCGGTTCTGCAGCGGGCGGGGGTGTTTGTTTGGCAAGCGGTACACCGGAACGGACTTTCGGTATCCATTTTCCATTCTCATAAACCCACTCGATAGGTTCGCCTGGTGAGGGGGGAGTTTCGGCGGGCTGTTCCGGAGTGACTTCAGGGGCTGCCGGCGGCGGCACCTCAAAACCTTCCGGTAAAGCCAATTCCTCAAGTTCTTCTCGTGTTGCCATTTCAGCCGAAGCAATCAGGATGCCTCCGCGTTTCGAAGCGTTCTCGGATGGAGTGATAATCTCGAGAAGTTCATTTTCCTGTGTCTGCTGCGGTTTCGAGGTTGGAGCGGGCTGTACCGGTGGTTCTTCGATAGACGCTGCGTTTTCTGTTGGGCTTGCCGGAAGTGTTTCGGATTGTTCTACAGGGACGTCACGAGATACGTAAATATAGCTGAGGTTGAATTCCGCAATGCTTCCGGTTAAGGCAATAGCATCGGTCAATCGGAATGTATATCGAGGCAGCGGAAAGCGGCCCGAGGTGCCCAGACCTTGTCCGACAATAGAAAAGTATTGTTTTTGGGATTCAACCAAACTGACTGTGACGGATGGGTTTTTGAGGATGTTCGGTGATAAGATGTCTCGGA contains these protein-coding regions:
- a CDS encoding exosortase/archaeosortase family protein, whose amino-acid sequence is MAPSSAATDYSASSPSMPSSGWRRVSIATYIQIAIVGILFYSFFYKDIHRLVVQWLDPSWSHGFLIPLFSLYLLNRRKEDVLQAPIRPSYFWGILGLTASLGLYALNIAVLKFGYGYPLLMLTSLASAVLLLGGWKLFQQVWLPIFYLYFAIPLPADIYTRISRPLRLAAAHVSTAILDLIPNLEAVSQGVTIEIEYKGVRLEPALDVAEACSGMRLLWAFLALSVLMAYLHKRPAWQKIILLVSTIPIAILCNMIRVTVTGLIYIFGDPQYAQGIYHDLLGMMMIFVAFFFYWGLAWLMENLFVEETETPASVIIRRRSSESSAEKEERL
- a CDS encoding polysaccharide biosynthesis/export family protein; translated protein: MEKRIFLVNLGNLLILSLLFGCYNDPLDPTQIGRFEPTPKVNVILNTLGVAEEPSPAYEGAEDPRPEDLIDFQTDYVFGPGDIVQISIFELYQEGQLYTNNYVVTETGRISIPDVGLVRAAGLTEPQLEQEIRDILSPNILKNPSVTVSLVESQKQYFSIVGQGLGTSGRFPLPRYTFRLTDAIALTGSIAEFNLSYIYVSRDVPVEQSETLPASPTENAASIEEPPVQPAPTSKPQQTQENELLEIITPSENASKRGGILIASAEMATREELEELALPEGFEVPPPAAPEVTPEQPAETPPSPGEPIEWVYENGKWIPKVRSGVPLAKQTPPPAAEPARQVPEEPLPEGFGAKDIGKTKTTTRVIRVPVDRLLAGDPRYNIVIRPGDRITVPLDIIGEFWILGNVNAQGPFPLTGRPITLKQAIATAGGLNQIAYPQKVEVIRRLGKNPAGMAQEEIVLVDLKKIAKGLQPDFFIKPYDLINVGTHGSSRYLAVLRNAFRATYGFGLVYDRNFANEDFEDIWTW